GCCCGGGCGGCGTTACGCACCAGCCGGTCGGCCAACTCCTCGTCGTCCAGCCCGGGAAAGTGTCGGCGCAGGGTGGCCAGGTCACGGACCGGTACGTGGGGGGCGATCTCGGCGACCGTGTCCACCATCCAGCGCAGCGCCGCTCTCGGCTTGAACAGATCCCCGATCCCCCGGGCCCGTGCCTGCCCGACCAGCCGGGCGAACAGCCGGCGCCGTTCCGCCGGCTCGATCTCGTCGGCCGTCAACGCGGCGACCGTCGCGCCCATCTCCTCCGCGTCATCGCCCCGCTCGCTGCGCTCGCTCATGCCGGCACTCCGCTCCGCTCCGCGCCGCCATGAGGCACCACCGCACTGAGCCGGATGACTCGCTCGCTGCGCTCGCTCATGCCGGCACTCCGCTGCGCTCGCTCATGGATAACGAGTCAACCAGGTAGTACGGTCCCGCGCTCGCCGAGCCGGGCGGCGGCGGCTCCACTCGGGAGCCGCCGCCCTGGTCGTGGTTGTCCTCCTGCTGTCAGACGCACTCGCGGCAGATCAGCTCGCCGTTACGCTCGACCGCAAGCTGGCTGCGGTGGTGGACGAGGAAGCAACGGGCACAGCGGAACTCGTCCTGCTGCATCGGCAGCACCTTGACCGTCAGCTCTTCGTCGGCAAGATCGGCACCAGGCAACTCGAAGCTCTCAGCCACTTCTGCCTCGTCGACGTCCACGGCGCCCGACTGCGAGTCGACGCGCCGGGCCTTGAGCTCTTCCAGGCTGTCCTCGCCGAGGTCGACCTCGTC
This is a stretch of genomic DNA from Micromonospora sp. WMMD1082. It encodes these proteins:
- a CDS encoding DUF4193 domain-containing protein, encoding MATDYDAPRRDEVDLGEDSLEELKARRVDSQSGAVDVDEAEVAESFELPGADLADEELTVKVLPMQQDEFRCARCFLVHHRSQLAVERNGELICRECV